Proteins encoded by one window of Chondromyces crocatus:
- a CDS encoding efflux RND transporter periplasmic adaptor subunit, whose amino-acid sequence MAVSSQASPPARPVSARARKIAFASLAVAGIVGAIALVRLQSAPSSESRPPERGGASAGAAPTGAPSQKPVAGPSSQAPLLVDVHVAKPEPLELTVPATGSLIAHESVDLVSELSRRLIKVQAKEGQPVKKGDVLFQLDTADLNAQVKRLDVQKRLAKLTLERSDKLQAENLVTRQEWEQARAQYDQAEAERAILGVTLAQSTIRAPFSGTLGLRRVSEGAWVTPQIVLATLQDTSRLKIDFTVPERFTTAIKQGQKFTFTVEGHGERMSGTIVAIEPQIVASSRSVLARGLVENHAGLLPGTFARVEVPLSADDALLVPSIAVIPSVKGRSVYVVREGKAQLVDVKTGARTPDRVQILTGITAGDQVIVTNLLRLRDGAPVKVNTP is encoded by the coding sequence ATGGCGGTCTCCAGTCAAGCCTCTCCTCCCGCCCGACCCGTCTCTGCCCGCGCGCGCAAGATCGCGTTCGCAAGCCTCGCCGTGGCAGGCATCGTCGGAGCCATCGCGCTCGTCCGCCTCCAGTCCGCTCCCTCCTCGGAGAGCCGCCCGCCCGAGCGCGGTGGGGCCTCCGCTGGTGCGGCTCCCACCGGCGCACCCAGCCAGAAACCCGTCGCTGGCCCCTCCAGCCAGGCGCCGCTCCTCGTCGACGTCCACGTCGCCAAGCCCGAGCCCCTCGAACTGACCGTCCCTGCCACCGGCTCACTCATCGCGCACGAGTCCGTCGATCTCGTCAGCGAACTGTCGCGGCGCCTCATCAAGGTGCAGGCCAAGGAAGGCCAGCCGGTCAAGAAGGGCGACGTCCTCTTCCAGCTCGACACCGCCGACCTCAACGCGCAGGTCAAACGTCTCGACGTCCAGAAGCGCCTGGCGAAGCTCACCCTGGAGCGCAGCGACAAGCTCCAGGCCGAGAACCTCGTCACCCGCCAGGAATGGGAACAGGCCCGCGCCCAGTACGACCAGGCCGAGGCCGAGCGCGCCATCCTCGGCGTCACCCTCGCCCAGTCCACCATCCGCGCGCCCTTCTCCGGCACCCTCGGCCTCCGCCGCGTCAGCGAAGGCGCCTGGGTCACCCCGCAGATCGTGCTCGCGACCCTCCAGGACACCAGCCGCCTCAAGATCGACTTCACCGTCCCCGAGCGCTTCACCACCGCGATCAAGCAAGGCCAGAAGTTCACCTTCACCGTCGAAGGCCATGGCGAGCGCATGAGCGGCACCATCGTCGCCATCGAGCCGCAGATCGTCGCCTCCTCGCGCAGCGTGCTCGCCCGCGGCCTCGTCGAGAACCACGCGGGCCTCCTGCCTGGCACCTTCGCCCGCGTCGAGGTCCCCCTCTCTGCCGACGACGCCTTGCTCGTCCCCTCCATCGCCGTCATCCCGAGCGTGAAGGGACGCAGCGTCTACGTGGTCAGAGAGGGCAAGGCCCAGCTCGTCGACGTCAAGACCGGCGCCCGCACCCCGGATCGCGTGCAGATCCTGACCGGCATCACCGCCGGCGATCAGGTCATCGTCACCAACCTGCTCCGCCTCCGCGACGGCGCCCCCGTGAAGGTGAACACCCCGTGA
- a CDS encoding efflux RND transporter permease subunit has protein sequence MTLAEISIRRPVLAVVLSILIVLFGLVSLTFLGVREYPAVDPPIVTVTTSYPGASPDVVDTQITEPLEQNINGVAGIRTMSSTSRDGQSQIRVEFDLSVDVEAAANDVRDKVSIARRLLPVDVDPPIIEKADADSSPIVFMTLSSETKDILEVAHVADTLVKERVQTIPGVASVRIFGDRRYAMRLILDADRMAAHQVTPSDVQAALSRENVDLPSGRLEGQSTEVGLKTQARLSSTAEFNRMLIKQQDGRQIVLEDIGRAELSAENLRSGMRSQGIPLVGVAIIPQPNTNAIAIADEFYRRLEQIKQELPPEFTTDIGYDFTTFVRRSIEEVEETLLIAFGLVALIIYLFLRDWRATVIPVIAIPVSIISTFFIMYVLGFSINILTLVGLVLAIGLVCDDAIVVLENIYGKIEQGVPPLRAAIDGSKEIYFAVISTTITLAAVFLPIVFLQGLTGRLFREFGLVVAGSVLVSAFVALSLSPMMCRFLLKRHEKPSFFYRITEPLFVGMTRGYAIALGAFMRVRWVAPIAMVGILAATVFWFRKLPSELAPLEDRSNIRVNVRAPEGATYEYTEEALSRVAQYVDDNLPEVRRNFSIVGTQGGPPNTGTQNLYLYEPFERSRTQAEIFQQITRDLGPFGALRVFPAQPPTIGSRFAGQPLQYVIRAPSLEAMVEVLPTFLEEAQRRPELRFVDADLKVNRPEANIRVDRARAAELGIPVLDVARALQLTFGDQRFGYFIMNGKQYQVIGQLDRDDRNEPEDLRRLFVRGAGGQMIPLDSLVTWEEQAAPAAIYRFDRFVSATISGSTATDYTLGDGIRVMDDIAAKVLPQNFSTSLAGEAREFADSSSSLSFAFGVALLLIYLVLAAQFESFIDPFIILLAVPMSLSGAVGSLALTGSSLNIFSQIGIIMLIGLVTKNGILIVEFANQRKEQGLTVREAVLEAAASRFRPILMTSLATILGVAPIALSLGAAAGSRQSLGIAVMGGLLVGTLLTLFLLPALYSFISREHRPAEDEEAHPSAASPERLHEPPAAA, from the coding sequence GTGACGCTCGCCGAGATCAGCATCCGTCGGCCGGTGCTGGCCGTGGTCCTCTCGATCCTCATCGTCCTCTTCGGGCTGGTGAGCCTCACCTTCCTCGGCGTGCGCGAGTACCCCGCCGTCGACCCGCCCATCGTCACGGTCACCACCAGCTACCCGGGCGCGAGCCCCGACGTCGTCGACACCCAGATCACTGAACCGCTCGAACAGAACATCAACGGCGTCGCGGGCATCCGCACCATGTCCAGCACCTCCCGCGACGGCCAGAGCCAGATCCGCGTGGAGTTCGACCTCTCGGTCGACGTCGAGGCCGCCGCCAACGACGTGCGCGACAAGGTCTCCATCGCCCGGCGCCTCCTGCCCGTCGACGTCGACCCACCCATCATCGAGAAGGCCGACGCCGACTCCTCGCCGATCGTCTTCATGACGCTCTCCAGCGAGACCAAGGACATCCTCGAGGTCGCCCACGTCGCCGACACCCTGGTCAAGGAGCGCGTCCAGACCATCCCGGGCGTCGCCAGCGTGCGCATCTTCGGCGACCGCCGCTACGCCATGCGCTTGATCCTGGACGCCGACCGCATGGCCGCCCACCAGGTGACCCCGAGCGACGTGCAGGCCGCGCTCTCCCGCGAGAACGTCGACCTCCCGTCCGGGCGCCTCGAAGGCCAGAGCACCGAGGTCGGCCTCAAGACCCAGGCGCGCCTCTCCTCGACCGCCGAGTTCAACCGGATGCTCATCAAGCAGCAGGATGGCCGGCAGATCGTCCTCGAAGACATCGGCCGCGCCGAGCTGAGCGCCGAGAACCTCCGCAGCGGCATGCGCTCGCAGGGCATCCCCCTGGTCGGCGTCGCCATCATCCCGCAGCCGAACACCAACGCCATCGCCATCGCCGACGAGTTCTACCGGCGCCTCGAACAGATCAAGCAGGAGCTGCCGCCCGAGTTCACGACGGACATCGGCTACGACTTCACCACCTTCGTCCGCCGCTCCATCGAAGAGGTGGAGGAGACGCTGCTCATCGCCTTCGGCCTGGTCGCGCTGATCATCTACCTGTTCCTGCGCGACTGGCGGGCCACGGTGATCCCGGTCATCGCGATCCCGGTCAGCATCATCTCGACCTTCTTCATCATGTACGTGCTCGGGTTCTCCATCAACATCCTGACGCTCGTCGGGCTGGTGCTCGCCATCGGCCTCGTCTGCGACGACGCCATCGTGGTGCTGGAGAACATCTACGGGAAGATCGAGCAGGGCGTCCCGCCGCTGCGCGCAGCGATCGACGGCTCGAAGGAGATCTACTTCGCCGTCATCTCCACGACGATCACCCTCGCCGCGGTCTTCCTCCCCATCGTCTTCCTCCAGGGCCTCACCGGACGCCTCTTCCGCGAGTTCGGCCTGGTGGTCGCCGGCTCGGTGCTCGTCAGCGCCTTCGTCGCGCTGTCCCTGTCGCCGATGATGTGCCGCTTCCTGCTCAAGCGGCACGAGAAGCCGAGCTTCTTCTACCGCATCACCGAGCCCCTCTTCGTCGGCATGACCCGTGGTTACGCCATCGCGCTCGGCGCGTTCATGCGCGTGCGCTGGGTCGCACCGATCGCCATGGTCGGCATCCTCGCCGCCACGGTGTTCTGGTTCCGGAAGCTCCCCTCGGAGCTCGCTCCGCTGGAAGACCGCTCCAACATCCGCGTCAACGTGCGCGCCCCCGAGGGCGCCACCTACGAGTACACCGAGGAGGCGCTCTCCCGGGTCGCCCAGTACGTGGACGACAACCTCCCCGAGGTGCGGCGCAACTTCAGCATCGTCGGCACGCAGGGCGGCCCGCCGAACACCGGCACCCAGAACCTCTACCTCTACGAGCCCTTCGAGCGCTCGCGCACCCAGGCCGAGATCTTCCAGCAGATCACCCGCGACCTCGGCCCCTTCGGCGCCCTGCGCGTCTTCCCCGCGCAGCCGCCCACCATCGGCAGCCGCTTCGCGGGCCAGCCGCTCCAGTACGTCATCCGCGCCCCCAGCCTGGAGGCCATGGTCGAGGTGCTCCCGACCTTCCTCGAAGAGGCCCAGCGCCGCCCCGAGCTGCGCTTCGTCGACGCCGACCTCAAGGTGAACCGCCCCGAGGCCAACATCCGCGTCGACCGCGCCCGCGCCGCCGAGCTGGGCATCCCCGTGCTCGATGTCGCCCGCGCCCTGCAGCTCACCTTCGGCGACCAGCGCTTCGGCTACTTCATCATGAACGGCAAGCAGTACCAGGTCATCGGCCAGCTCGACCGCGACGACCGCAACGAGCCCGAAGACCTGCGCCGCCTCTTCGTGCGCGGCGCAGGCGGCCAGATGATCCCCCTCGACAGCCTGGTCACCTGGGAGGAGCAGGCCGCCCCTGCCGCCATCTACCGCTTCGACCGCTTCGTCTCCGCCACCATCTCCGGCAGCACCGCCACCGACTACACGCTGGGTGATGGCATCCGCGTCATGGACGACATCGCGGCCAAGGTCCTCCCCCAGAACTTCAGCACCTCCCTCGCGGGCGAGGCGCGCGAGTTTGCCGACAGCTCCTCCAGCTTGAGCTTCGCCTTCGGCGTCGCCCTCTTGCTCATCTACCTGGTGCTCGCCGCGCAGTTCGAGAGCTTCATCGACCCGTTCATCATCCTGCTCGCCGTGCCCATGTCGCTCAGCGGGGCCGTCGGCTCGCTCGCCCTCACCGGATCGTCGCTCAACATCTTCAGCCAGATCGGCATCATCATGCTCATCGGCCTGGTGACGAAGAACGGCATCCTCATCGTGGAGTTCGCCAACCAGCGCAAGGAGCAGGGCCTCACCGTGCGCGAGGCCGTGCTCGAAGCCGCCGCCTCTCGCTTCCGGCCGATCCTGATGACCAGCCTCGCCACCATCCTCGGCGTCGCCCCCATCGCCCTCTCCCTCGGCGCCGCCGCCGGCAGCCGCCAGTCGCTCGGCATCGCCGTCATGGGAGGTCTGCTCGTGGGCACCTTGCTCACCCTCTTCCTCCTGCCGGCGCTCTACTCGTTCATCTCTCGCGAGCACCGCCCTGCCGAGGACGAAGAAGCGCATCCCTCGGCCGCCTCGCCCGAGCGTCTCCACGAGCCCCCGGCCGCCGCATGA
- a CDS encoding HEAT repeat domain-containing protein, with product MNPLGDSWSAAKSRMIETVEDAILALEARVRPRAVRAVAERALAELGVGPVPRSALLSALVRCADVSIASISRVRANEAAVGVAYQAAATPEAKREVLSAQLERWAAERVVEGRFAFVHQIQNQLRLAGDKRALERNLDIEAVSERFAEAIANLLDEVEVAYHATATLARALDDSREAVRAATDGGVLRLAMEHADPGQSPTIRRAALLAAVALVERIPVRERLGHLGPQAARSVITWARGISAGRWIQIAAMELAVLIFPDEALPLLVERLKSRGPEDEDGLIIRRNALRILGTLPPPSARRALGPSLRSASSAARLRSGRQKSGEHPTLTRSTPPSPSTPPPTTSPPSVLPVTPAPSTLLVPAPPTELTSPASGSGTPATPAGAPSSASPLPATPLSATPSITVSSRVVVTEVADAAELSPTAPPDPPLAVRAAADDTTESDPVPVVSPPVRSTTRKKKSRKKGHAEEPHPAVEAPDVSARGLVVDGVLLPPPATVVSSPSVTSGEVVSRASSGEEVVSSAPEVIGSSASSGEVVSSAPAVTSPSASAGVTSNPPEATAADLSSAASEDDREDASDGASEDAAQEEPTTVPPEHSGIMSLPPGVTVAPPPDPVEVAWIAHDDPSEHVRQELARQLAAFGRDDAFDRLISLALDDKSPRVRGLALRVLARAAMRSPSALPHAERGIRRSLGQVGPPVAARTSFEAIRLLCTGPFGQLPPTTFVKDLTDFANRPETKPELADEAAGLLRLLEVEQRPVADRIRHTLIAALDTLFEGERCSIELPTDAEPRDIERALAVASRGDLTATLRHTGPGRYVLTRGEPRGFRFWRAIHEMRTPAPDKRKGWVHTAGRVFVGEISAPSVGMCEVTPTRIPGERHLHPEVGGWGAFLPRIDDLLAVSGRNRREIRIITAGGTVTLGGPETLRQRLKAWWRLSLHYERWAQTRSRSIMATEPAEQRRYATLISEMGFTVTYGDTSGDVRGVPYRIEPLLPVKYLGTEVLVQEIGGSALSAPILPVWIESFVSYLVSPSGNTPVHLAWVVWVILAFLVLRNAWVMGVIERARYGIPISVGGWGTRGKSGSERLKAALFHALRFDVVVKTTGCEAMFIHAMRDLPAGEIFIYRPYDKATIWEQRNILVAARNLRCQVFLWECMALQPLFVDTLCSEWMQDEITTLTNAYPDHEDIQGPGGEDVARVIARFMPTEGLSLTTEEQMLPLLKDAAKTRNTNLISIPPVESDLIPVDLLDRLPYQEHPRNISLILTLAEHFGIDYEWALVEIADHVILDLGVLKTYPTVSYRGRKLTFSNGMSANERAGFMSNWIRLAYDKHDPDEPPGRATVMVVNNRADRVARSRVFAQIIVEDIGIDHVILINTNLGGMMQFITEGLDLKLKDMLVTGDGGKERALQRFDQNMKKVGIPARPGALEDDLTRMLTAFPMDEAKAKEMVASVIGKRESPDAVEAALKALLDPLTVPEGEDDIRPDILLHAARRVRRLNARDKARVEVSAALDRNDEAGANQIFRTVYRELFLERVEVLWNADAKGDKVVDFMTRAIPPGMDARIMGSQNIKGTGLDFVYRWLSMDRVRLALEKMQKNPSSRRELVNWMLSYTDFGLIDVREALAYMRGVLVGNDEAWAEHKSLVESAIKRLETLDRDKTAGLDAVAKAGMMKKVLGRLEQGVDHLDSVRRTYRARRVMNDLFAQRVGHSGAALLLREIVGRGKGGWLYKDVTEMQEKWGGRFRAWKAKRKAPKPDAET from the coding sequence GTGAACCCTCTCGGTGACTCCTGGAGCGCGGCCAAGAGCCGCATGATCGAGACCGTCGAGGATGCGATCCTCGCCCTCGAAGCGCGGGTGCGTCCTCGCGCCGTGCGCGCGGTCGCCGAGCGCGCGCTCGCCGAGCTGGGCGTCGGCCCCGTCCCGCGCAGCGCCTTGCTCTCGGCCCTCGTCCGCTGCGCCGACGTCTCCATCGCCTCCATCAGCCGGGTGCGCGCCAACGAGGCTGCGGTCGGCGTCGCGTACCAGGCCGCGGCCACCCCGGAGGCGAAGCGCGAGGTCCTCTCCGCCCAGCTCGAACGGTGGGCTGCCGAGCGCGTCGTCGAGGGCCGCTTCGCTTTCGTCCACCAGATCCAGAACCAGCTCCGCCTCGCCGGCGACAAGCGCGCCCTCGAACGAAACCTCGACATCGAGGCGGTGAGCGAGCGCTTCGCCGAGGCCATCGCCAACCTCCTCGACGAGGTCGAGGTCGCCTACCACGCCACCGCCACCCTGGCCCGTGCGCTCGACGATTCCCGCGAGGCCGTCCGCGCCGCGACCGACGGCGGCGTCCTCCGGCTCGCCATGGAGCACGCCGATCCAGGGCAGTCGCCCACCATCCGCCGCGCCGCCCTCCTCGCCGCCGTCGCCCTCGTCGAGCGCATCCCCGTGCGTGAGCGCCTCGGACACCTCGGACCGCAAGCGGCGCGCTCGGTGATCACCTGGGCCCGAGGCATCTCCGCGGGCCGCTGGATCCAGATCGCCGCGATGGAACTCGCCGTCCTCATCTTCCCCGACGAGGCCCTCCCCCTCCTCGTCGAGCGCCTCAAGTCCCGCGGCCCCGAGGACGAGGACGGCCTCATCATCCGCCGCAACGCCCTGCGCATCCTCGGCACCCTCCCGCCACCGAGCGCACGCCGCGCGCTCGGGCCTTCGCTCCGGAGCGCATCGTCCGCAGCGAGGCTGCGCAGCGGGCGCCAGAAGTCCGGAGAGCACCCCACGCTGACGCGCTCGACGCCCCCGTCGCCGTCCACGCCCCCTCCGACGACCTCGCCGCCGAGCGTGCTGCCCGTGACCCCGGCGCCTTCGACCCTCCTCGTCCCTGCGCCTCCCACCGAACTCACCTCGCCAGCGTCGGGATCCGGCACCCCGGCCACCCCGGCCGGAGCTCCTTCTTCGGCTTCCCCGCTGCCGGCGACCCCGCTGTCGGCGACCCCCTCGATCACCGTCAGTTCCCGCGTGGTCGTGACCGAGGTCGCCGACGCCGCCGAACTCTCGCCGACAGCGCCTCCCGACCCTCCGCTCGCGGTGCGCGCTGCCGCCGACGATACGACGGAGTCCGACCCTGTTCCCGTCGTGTCGCCACCCGTCAGGTCGACCACGCGCAAGAAGAAGAGCAGGAAGAAGGGCCACGCCGAGGAGCCGCATCCTGCCGTCGAAGCCCCGGACGTGTCGGCGCGTGGCCTCGTGGTCGATGGCGTACTCCTGCCGCCACCCGCCACCGTCGTCTCGTCACCGAGCGTGACCAGCGGCGAGGTGGTGTCGCGCGCATCGAGCGGCGAGGAGGTGGTGTCGAGCGCACCCGAGGTGATCGGGTCGAGCGCATCGAGCGGCGAGGTGGTGTCGAGCGCACCCGCTGTCACGTCACCGAGCGCATCGGCCGGCGTGACGTCGAACCCACCCGAAGCCACCGCGGCGGACCTCTCTTCAGCAGCCAGCGAGGACGACCGAGAGGACGCCAGCGACGGCGCCAGCGAAGACGCGGCTCAGGAAGAGCCGACGACCGTCCCTCCCGAGCACAGCGGGATCATGTCCCTCCCGCCTGGCGTCACCGTCGCCCCGCCGCCCGATCCCGTCGAGGTCGCGTGGATCGCGCACGACGATCCCAGCGAGCACGTCCGCCAGGAGCTGGCGCGTCAGCTCGCCGCCTTCGGCCGTGACGACGCCTTCGACCGCCTCATCTCCCTCGCCCTCGACGACAAATCCCCCCGCGTCCGCGGCCTCGCCCTGCGCGTCCTCGCCCGTGCCGCCATGCGCTCTCCGAGCGCCCTCCCTCACGCCGAGCGCGGCATCCGCCGCTCTCTCGGCCAGGTCGGCCCCCCCGTCGCCGCGCGCACCTCCTTCGAGGCCATCCGCCTCCTCTGCACCGGCCCCTTCGGTCAGCTCCCCCCGACCACCTTCGTCAAGGACCTGACCGACTTCGCCAACCGCCCCGAGACCAAGCCCGAACTCGCCGACGAAGCCGCGGGCTTGCTCCGCCTCCTCGAAGTCGAGCAGCGCCCCGTCGCCGACCGCATCCGCCACACCCTCATCGCCGCGCTCGACACCCTCTTCGAAGGGGAGCGCTGCTCCATCGAGCTGCCCACCGACGCCGAGCCCCGCGACATCGAGCGCGCCCTCGCCGTCGCCTCGCGCGGCGACCTCACCGCGACCCTGCGCCACACCGGCCCGGGCCGCTACGTCCTCACCCGCGGCGAGCCCCGCGGCTTCCGCTTCTGGCGCGCCATCCACGAGATGCGCACCCCCGCTCCCGACAAGCGCAAGGGCTGGGTCCACACCGCTGGCCGCGTCTTCGTCGGCGAGATCAGCGCGCCCTCCGTGGGCATGTGCGAGGTCACCCCGACCCGCATCCCGGGCGAGCGCCACCTGCACCCCGAGGTCGGCGGCTGGGGCGCCTTCCTTCCGCGCATCGACGACCTGCTCGCCGTCTCCGGCCGCAACCGCCGCGAGATCCGCATCATCACCGCTGGCGGCACCGTCACCCTCGGCGGCCCCGAGACCTTGCGCCAGCGCCTCAAGGCCTGGTGGCGCCTCTCCTTGCACTACGAGCGCTGGGCCCAGACCCGCTCCCGCTCGATCATGGCCACCGAGCCCGCCGAGCAGCGCCGCTACGCGACCCTCATCTCCGAGATGGGCTTCACCGTCACCTACGGCGACACCTCGGGCGACGTCCGCGGCGTGCCCTACCGCATCGAGCCGCTCCTGCCGGTCAAGTACCTCGGCACCGAGGTGCTCGTGCAAGAGATCGGCGGCAGCGCCCTCTCCGCGCCCATCCTCCCCGTCTGGATCGAGAGCTTCGTCTCGTACCTGGTCAGCCCGAGCGGCAACACCCCCGTCCACCTCGCCTGGGTCGTGTGGGTCATCCTCGCCTTCCTCGTCCTGCGCAACGCCTGGGTCATGGGCGTCATCGAGCGCGCCCGCTACGGCATCCCCATCTCCGTCGGCGGCTGGGGCACCCGCGGCAAGAGCGGCTCCGAGCGCCTCAAGGCCGCCCTCTTCCACGCCCTCCGCTTCGACGTCGTCGTCAAGACCACCGGCTGCGAGGCGATGTTCATCCACGCCATGCGCGACCTGCCCGCCGGCGAGATCTTCATCTACCGCCCGTACGACAAGGCCACCATCTGGGAGCAGCGCAACATCCTCGTCGCCGCGCGCAACCTCCGCTGCCAGGTCTTCCTCTGGGAGTGCATGGCCTTGCAGCCCCTCTTCGTCGACACCCTCTGCTCCGAGTGGATGCAGGACGAGATCACCACGCTCACCAACGCCTACCCCGATCACGAGGACATCCAGGGCCCCGGGGGGGAGGACGTCGCCCGCGTCATCGCCCGCTTCATGCCCACCGAGGGCCTGAGCCTCACCACCGAGGAGCAGATGCTCCCGCTCCTCAAGGACGCGGCGAAGACCCGGAACACGAACCTCATCTCCATCCCGCCGGTCGAGTCCGATCTCATCCCCGTCGACCTGCTCGATCGCCTCCCGTACCAGGAGCACCCGCGCAACATCTCGCTGATCCTGACGCTCGCCGAGCACTTCGGCATCGACTACGAGTGGGCGCTCGTCGAGATCGCCGACCACGTGATCCTCGACCTCGGCGTGCTCAAGACCTACCCGACGGTGAGCTACCGCGGCCGCAAGCTCACCTTCTCGAACGGCATGAGCGCGAACGAGCGCGCCGGCTTCATGTCGAACTGGATCCGCCTCGCGTACGACAAGCACGACCCCGACGAGCCGCCTGGCCGCGCCACGGTGATGGTCGTGAACAACCGCGCCGATCGCGTCGCCCGCTCCCGCGTGTTCGCGCAGATCATCGTCGAGGACATCGGCATCGACCACGTGATCCTGATCAACACCAACCTCGGCGGCATGATGCAGTTCATCACCGAGGGCCTCGACCTGAAGCTCAAGGACATGCTGGTCACCGGCGACGGCGGCAAGGAGCGCGCGCTCCAGCGGTTCGATCAGAACATGAAGAAGGTCGGCATCCCGGCGCGCCCGGGCGCCCTCGAAGACGACCTCACCCGCATGCTCACCGCCTTCCCCATGGACGAGGCGAAGGCCAAGGAGATGGTGGCCAGCGTCATCGGCAAGCGCGAGAGCCCCGACGCCGTCGAGGCGGCGCTCAAGGCCTTGCTCGACCCGCTCACCGTGCCCGAGGGCGAGGACGACATCCGCCCCGACATCCTGCTCCACGCCGCGCGGCGTGTGCGTCGCCTGAACGCCCGCGACAAGGCCCGCGTCGAGGTGTCGGCGGCCCTCGACCGGAACGACGAGGCGGGCGCCAACCAGATCTTCCGCACCGTGTACCGGGAGCTGTTCCTCGAACGGGTCGAGGTGCTGTGGAACGCCGATGCCAAGGGCGACAAGGTCGTCGACTTCATGACCCGCGCCATCCCGCCGGGGATGGACGCGCGCATCATGGGCTCGCAGAACATCAAGGGCACGGGCCTCGACTTCGTCTACCGCTGGCTGTCGATGGACCGGGTGCGCCTCGCCCTGGAGAAGATGCAGAAGAACCCGTCGTCGCGGCGCGAGCTGGTCAACTGGATGCTCTCGTACACCGACTTCGGCCTCATCGACGTGCGCGAGGCGCTCGCTTACATGCGCGGGGTGCTGGTCGGCAACGACGAGGCGTGGGCCGAGCACAAGAGCCTGGTCGAGAGCGCCATCAAGCGCCTGGAGACGCTCGACCGCGACAAGACGGCGGGCCTCGACGCGGTGGCGAAGGCGGGGATGATGAAGAAGGTGCTGGGGCGCCTGGAGCAGGGCGTCGATCACCTCGACTCGGTGCGGCGTACCTACCGGGCGCGCCGGGTGATGAACGATCTGTTCGCGCAGCGGGTCGGCCACAGCGGCGCGGCGCTCTTGCTCCGCGAGATCGTGGGACGTGGCAAGGGCGGCTGGCTCTACAAGGACGTCACCGAGATGCAAGAGAAGTGGGGCGGGCGCTTTCGCGCCTGGAAGGCGAAGCGGAAGGCGCCGAAGCCCGACGCGGAGACGTGA
- the mads3 gene encoding methylation-associated defense system AAA family ATPase MAD3 encodes MLTLIEAINFRCLRYVRQPLEPFHVLVGPNASGKTTFLDVVAFLGRLVSRGPEAAVEERTGNFHDLTWNRSQEQFELAIEARIPETRREKIEESFDALRYEVVCGVDPKTQEFGIIAESLHLRGSSEDPRQGLLRFPRNLEPPSSLMTKKGVKNIRRVIAKVPGGNDNFYSESHKEKGKGWFPSIKLGHRRSALGNLPHDEEAFPVATWFSELLTQGVQSITLNSLLIRKASPPGHTRGFRPDGSNLPWVIADLEKKHPEQFAKWIAHLRTALPNLEGIRTVEREDDRHRYLMLRYRGGLEVPSWVASDGTLRLLALTLPAYLSDLRGVYLIEEPENGIHPSAVETVYQSLSSVYDAQILLATHSPVILSLARASDVLCFAKTEEGATDIVRGSEHPALREWKGTPNLGLLLGSGVLG; translated from the coding sequence ATGCTCACTCTCATCGAAGCGATCAACTTCCGTTGTCTTCGGTATGTCCGACAGCCACTGGAACCCTTCCACGTCCTCGTCGGCCCGAACGCGAGTGGGAAGACGACCTTTCTGGATGTCGTCGCCTTTCTGGGGCGCCTGGTTTCGAGAGGGCCCGAGGCTGCTGTCGAAGAGCGGACGGGAAATTTTCACGACCTCACCTGGAACCGATCGCAGGAGCAATTCGAGCTGGCCATCGAGGCGAGGATTCCGGAGACCAGGCGGGAGAAGATCGAAGAGTCGTTCGATGCTCTGCGCTACGAGGTCGTCTGCGGTGTCGATCCCAAGACACAGGAGTTCGGGATCATCGCCGAGAGCCTGCATTTGCGTGGCTCCAGCGAGGATCCACGACAAGGGCTGCTACGGTTTCCGCGAAATCTTGAGCCGCCTTCTTCCTTGATGACGAAAAAGGGCGTCAAGAATATCCGCCGGGTAATCGCCAAGGTTCCAGGGGGCAACGACAACTTCTATTCGGAGAGTCACAAGGAAAAGGGCAAAGGCTGGTTCCCTTCCATCAAACTCGGCCATCGTCGCTCCGCGCTGGGCAACCTGCCTCATGATGAAGAAGCGTTTCCTGTAGCAACCTGGTTCAGTGAGCTGCTCACTCAAGGTGTCCAGTCGATCACGCTGAATAGCCTTCTCATTCGTAAAGCGAGCCCCCCTGGCCACACCCGCGGCTTTCGGCCAGACGGCTCGAACCTCCCCTGGGTCATTGCCGACCTGGAGAAGAAGCACCCGGAGCAGTTCGCCAAATGGATTGCGCATCTGCGGACCGCCTTGCCCAACCTCGAAGGCATCAGGACCGTGGAGCGAGAGGACGACAGGCATCGTTACTTGATGCTCCGGTACCGAGGTGGTCTCGAAGTGCCTTCATGGGTCGCCTCGGACGGGACACTGCGGTTGCTTGCTCTGACGTTGCCGGCTTACCTGTCCGACCTCAGGGGTGTGTACCTGATTGAAGAGCCTGAAAACGGGATCCATCCTTCGGCCGTCGAGACGGTCTATCAGTCGCTCTCGTCTGTCTATGATGCGCAGATCCTGCTCGCGACCCACTCCCCCGTGATCCTGAGTCTCGCGCGAGCTTCCGATGTGCTCTGTTTCGCGAAGACGGAGGAAGGCGCGACGGACATCGTGCGCGGGAGCGAGCACCCCGCGCTGCGCGAATGGAAAGGAACGCCGAACCTCGGACTGCTGCTCGGCTCTGGCGTGCTGGGGTAA